Proteins encoded within one genomic window of Sulfurovum sp. XGS-02:
- a CDS encoding cytochrome c biogenesis CcdA family protein yields the protein MQESILALLESNSLLAFLGAFGAGSITAIAPCSLVSVPLLVGSSVAMNKDLEGRKKVFYTYVFAILFALGIMISFSILGFIVAKFGGFFSVAPAWAYLVSSILSILIGLYAWGVFGELNKSSLMMHLIKYRLFGGFLIGIIFGLVSTPCASAPLVSIITVAANSGYMYAYGLILAFALGHSILLLIAGISVGFAQSITSSAVVAKVSNSINKSFALMLIGIGFYFAWQASLQFF from the coding sequence TTGCAAGAGAGTATCTTGGCCTTACTTGAATCAAATTCCCTTCTGGCATTTCTAGGTGCTTTCGGTGCAGGGAGTATCACAGCTATCGCTCCTTGTTCTTTGGTATCTGTGCCACTATTAGTGGGAAGCTCTGTAGCTATGAACAAGGATCTGGAGGGTAGAAAAAAAGTATTTTATACCTATGTCTTTGCAATTTTGTTTGCTTTGGGTATCATGATCAGTTTTTCCATTTTGGGATTTATCGTTGCCAAATTCGGAGGTTTTTTTTCGGTAGCACCTGCTTGGGCCTATTTGGTTTCCTCGATTTTGAGTATACTGATCGGTTTGTATGCCTGGGGTGTTTTTGGAGAACTTAATAAGTCTTCGCTTATGATGCATCTGATCAAATATCGCCTCTTTGGAGGGTTTTTGATAGGCATTATCTTTGGTCTGGTAAGTACACCATGTGCCTCAGCACCTCTTGTTTCGATCATCACTGTAGCGGCAAACAGTGGTTACATGTATGCTTATGGACTTATTTTGGCATTTGCATTAGGGCATTCAATCCTTCTTTTGATCGCAGGTATTTCAGTTGGATTTGCGCAAAGTATCACTTCGAGTGCAGTGGTTGCAAAAGTGTCGAATTCTATCAATAAAAGCTTTGCTTTGATGCTTATAGGTATAGGTTTCTATTTTGCTTGGCAAGCCTCTTTACAATTTTTTTAG
- a CDS encoding DUF4395 domain-containing protein yields MNVKDLFAYGESVPGYEVRVLNEREARAAAAILFVGAFLGLTNGVMLHTAIFSKYFVTFFAIDFTIRIIQPRYAPSLILGRFFVQNQKPEYVGAAQKRFAWILGFVLAWPMFYYLVIDFQPNPLKVLVCLLCMALLFFEAAFSICLGCKIFEWVKRKDPKYCPGGVCEMNIKEPIQRFSPTQKIILITTFVVMLYGVYGYFTKLPDKTIFVQKMKVLMMTQEELDAIQAAKEKAEEEAFFSDGEDF; encoded by the coding sequence ATGAACGTAAAAGATCTTTTTGCCTATGGTGAGAGTGTACCCGGGTACGAAGTAAGGGTGCTCAACGAAAGGGAAGCACGAGCAGCGGCAGCGATACTCTTTGTGGGAGCTTTTCTCGGACTCACCAATGGTGTCATGCTCCATACGGCTATTTTTTCCAAATATTTTGTGACATTCTTTGCGATCGATTTTACGATTCGTATCATACAACCCAGATATGCACCGAGTCTGATCCTGGGACGTTTTTTTGTCCAAAATCAAAAGCCTGAGTATGTGGGCGCTGCCCAAAAGCGTTTTGCGTGGATACTTGGATTTGTGTTGGCGTGGCCTATGTTCTACTATCTTGTGATCGATTTTCAGCCAAACCCGCTCAAAGTACTTGTCTGTTTGCTCTGTATGGCCTTACTCTTTTTTGAAGCGGCTTTTTCGATCTGTCTAGGGTGTAAGATCTTTGAATGGGTAAAGCGAAAAGATCCAAAATATTGTCCCGGCGGTGTATGTGAAATGAATATCAAAGAACCGATCCAAAGATTTTCACCCACACAGAAGATCATTCTTATCACTACTTTTGTTGTGATGCTCTATGGTGTGTATGGATATTTTACCAAACTTCCTGACAAGACAATTTTTGTTCAGAAAATGAAAGTGCTTATGATGACCCAAGAGGAACTCGATGCGATACAGGCAGCAAAAGAGAAAGCGGAAGAGGAAGCATTTTTTAGTGACGGTGAGGATTTTTAA
- a CDS encoding thioredoxin family protein — protein sequence MKIEVLGTGCAKCVALEKVVKEAVAKSGKFVQIEKVDDIMKIMEYQVVSTPGLVIDGKVVSTGKLLSVDEVVALINECGGKC from the coding sequence ATGAAGATCGAAGTATTAGGTACGGGATGTGCCAAGTGTGTTGCCTTGGAAAAGGTTGTCAAAGAAGCGGTTGCCAAAAGCGGCAAGTTTGTCCAAATAGAAAAAGTCGATGATATCATGAAGATCATGGAGTATCAAGTTGTGAGTACTCCCGGACTTGTGATAGACGGTAAAGTCGTCAGTACAGGAAAATTACTGAGCGTAGATGAAGTCGTTGCATTAATCAATGAGTGTGGTGGAAAATGTTAG
- a CDS encoding permease, with protein sequence MWYELTKEFIYGFVGLEGKLADATHFFIYDTIKIWFLLLTIIFAVSFLRTWVNTEYVRAHLQGKSALYGHVGASLFGIITPFCSCSAIPLFLGFIQARIPAGVTFSYLISAPMNNEIAIAMLFGLFGWKVTSIYIAFGLMVAIIGGYIIGKMGAENEILLDVKPMDTELEAELVKLTFKDRAKEAWDYTLDIFRKIYLYVLLGVGVGAWIHGYIPTDFIARYTGEGNPFAVIIAVIMGIPMYSNAAGVMPLVEVLTSKGMLLGTALSFMMAVTALSLPEALILKKIISLRLIGIFFAIVGSGIIAIGYLFNAIL encoded by the coding sequence ATGTGGTACGAACTCACCAAAGAGTTTATCTACGGTTTTGTAGGTCTGGAAGGGAAGTTGGCTGATGCCACCCATTTTTTTATCTATGATACGATAAAGATATGGTTCTTACTGCTTACTATCATCTTTGCCGTCTCTTTTTTGAGAACCTGGGTCAATACCGAGTATGTCAGAGCACACCTCCAAGGGAAGTCGGCACTCTACGGACATGTGGGAGCCTCTTTGTTCGGTATCATCACACCTTTCTGCTCCTGCTCTGCAATCCCTCTTTTTTTAGGTTTTATTCAGGCGAGGATCCCTGCTGGCGTCACCTTTAGCTACCTTATCTCTGCACCGATGAATAATGAGATCGCCATTGCCATGCTGTTCGGACTATTTGGATGGAAAGTGACATCGATCTATATCGCTTTTGGTCTTATGGTCGCTATTATCGGAGGGTATATTATCGGAAAAATGGGTGCCGAGAATGAGATATTGTTGGATGTTAAACCCATGGATACCGAACTGGAAGCCGAACTGGTAAAACTGACATTTAAAGATCGTGCGAAAGAAGCATGGGACTATACTCTGGATATTTTCAGGAAGATATATCTGTATGTTCTGCTCGGTGTAGGGGTAGGGGCATGGATACATGGATATATCCCGACGGATTTTATCGCCCGTTATACGGGTGAGGGGAATCCTTTTGCCGTGATCATCGCTGTGATCATGGGTATCCCTATGTACTCCAATGCGGCAGGTGTGATGCCTTTGGTAGAAGTACTCACAAGTAAAGGGATGCTTCTGGGTACGGCGCTTAGCTTCATGATGGCGGTCACGGCATTGAGTTTGCCCGAAGCACTGATACTTAAAAAGATCATTTCACTCAGACTGATCGGAATATTCTTTGCTATAGTCGGAAGCGGTATCATCGCAATAGGGTATCTTTTTAATGCTATTTTATGA
- a CDS encoding arsenate reductase ArsC, producing MKKNVLILCTGNSCRSIMAEALINAKLGDCVSAQSSGVKASGKVNPHAQALLQSKGYWREEYHSKVIETVLDTPFDLVVTVCDHANETCPMFPKAVKTIHVGFEDPSGKAVEEYEKTLDLIEKELLPIIKNELC from the coding sequence ATGAAAAAAAATGTATTGATCTTATGTACCGGGAACAGTTGCCGATCCATCATGGCGGAAGCTTTGATAAATGCCAAACTTGGCGATTGTGTTTCTGCACAAAGTTCGGGTGTCAAAGCAAGTGGAAAAGTCAATCCCCATGCACAGGCACTACTGCAGTCAAAAGGGTACTGGAGAGAGGAATACCATTCAAAAGTGATCGAAACAGTGCTTGACACACCGTTCGACCTGGTGGTCACCGTTTGTGACCATGCCAATGAAACCTGTCCAATGTTCCCCAAAGCAGTGAAAACGATACATGTAGGCTTTGAAGATCCGAGTGGCAAAGCGGTAGAGGAGTATGAAAAAACACTCGATCTTATTGAAAAAGAACTCCTTCCTATTATCAAAAATGAGCTTTGCTAA
- a CDS encoding metalloregulator ArsR/SmtB family transcription factor — MEIFLKSVAALNDETRVMILRFLDKYGETCVCDMQASFDMIQSRLSRHLKILKEAGFLRVDRKGTWAYYSIRKPLDRFRSEALEEIRYLDMDLPELKKISQTQGCKL; from the coding sequence ATGGAAATTTTCTTAAAAAGTGTTGCTGCACTTAATGATGAGACCAGAGTAATGATCCTGCGTTTCCTTGATAAATACGGGGAAACCTGTGTATGTGACATGCAGGCATCATTCGACATGATACAGTCCCGCCTGTCCCGCCACCTGAAAATCCTCAAAGAGGCAGGATTTTTACGTGTGGATCGTAAAGGGACCTGGGCCTATTACTCCATTCGAAAACCCTTGGACCGCTTTCGCAGTGAAGCATTGGAAGAGATCCGTTATTTGGATATGGATCTTCCGGAGTTAAAGAAAATATCACAAACGCAAGGATGTAAACTATGA
- a CDS encoding ArsI/CadI family heavy metal resistance metalloenzyme — protein sequence MKRLHIHISVEDLEKSIKFYTALFGMEPTKLKEDYAQWLVDDPAVNMAISSGKDKKGLNHLGLQVDSDEAVQALEDRLQAAGVAGEKQKEAVCCYARSNKYWVQDPDAIIWENYHTMEQVEVFGGDSFTGGTGCCQPSFSANRQWSTDKSC from the coding sequence ATGAAGCGGTTACATATACATATATCGGTAGAGGATCTTGAAAAAAGTATAAAGTTTTATACGGCACTCTTTGGTATGGAGCCAACCAAACTAAAAGAGGATTATGCGCAGTGGCTGGTAGATGACCCAGCTGTAAATATGGCAATATCTTCCGGTAAGGATAAAAAGGGATTGAATCATTTAGGTCTGCAGGTTGACAGTGACGAAGCAGTACAAGCGCTTGAAGATAGACTCCAGGCGGCCGGTGTTGCAGGTGAAAAACAAAAAGAGGCTGTATGCTGTTATGCAAGATCCAACAAGTACTGGGTACAGGACCCTGATGCTATTATTTGGGAAAATTACCATACGATGGAGCAGGTAGAGGTTTTTGGAGGAGATAGCTTTACCGGAGGGACCGGATGTTGCCAACCCTCTTTTAGTGCTAATAGACAGTGGTCAACAGATAAAAGCTGTTAA
- a CDS encoding arsenic transporter: MFLAISVFLITLIFVIWQPKGLQIGTTAVIGAIIALLVGVVSYTDVFTVIDIVWDATLAFIGIIILSMVLDQIGFFEWAAIKMAKLSKGSGNKMFVYILLLGALVAAFFANDGAALILTPILLAKMKYLKMNPLAIFAFLMAGGFIGDSASNPLVISNLTNIVTVGYFDIGFIEYAKNMFLPNLLSIFASIVILWIYFRKDIPLKVDVTTLPEAASVIKNQTMFKLSWFFLALLMIGYFIGDLYHLPVSLFALGGALVFLAIATHYKATKPIMTIKAAPWQVVWFSIGLYVVVYGLKNAGLTEVIASWITDLSTQGTAVAIIGTGFLSAFISSVMNNMPTIMIMDIAIDHVGYVENEALVYANILGSNLGPKMTPIGSLATLLWLHVLAQKGVKIGWGEYMKVGLVITPPVLFIALLGLL; this comes from the coding sequence ATGTTTCTGGCAATTTCGGTCTTTTTGATCACCCTCATATTTGTGATCTGGCAGCCAAAAGGTCTGCAGATAGGGACAACGGCAGTGATAGGTGCCATCATTGCACTGCTCGTTGGTGTGGTGAGCTATACAGATGTTTTTACGGTCATTGATATCGTATGGGATGCAACGTTAGCCTTTATAGGAATTATCATCCTATCCATGGTACTTGATCAGATAGGCTTCTTTGAATGGGCCGCGATAAAGATGGCAAAGCTCAGTAAAGGCAGCGGGAACAAGATGTTTGTTTATATACTGCTCCTGGGTGCTCTTGTCGCAGCCTTCTTTGCCAATGACGGTGCAGCGCTTATACTCACCCCTATCCTGCTTGCAAAGATGAAGTATTTGAAAATGAATCCGTTGGCGATATTTGCCTTTTTAATGGCAGGAGGGTTTATAGGCGACAGTGCCTCTAATCCGCTGGTTATCTCCAACCTTACCAATATCGTTACAGTCGGATATTTTGATATCGGTTTCATTGAATATGCAAAAAATATGTTTTTACCTAATCTTTTATCGATATTCGCTTCCATCGTGATATTGTGGATCTATTTCCGCAAAGATATACCTTTAAAAGTGGATGTCACGACACTGCCTGAAGCCGCTTCGGTCATTAAGAACCAAACGATGTTCAAACTCTCCTGGTTCTTTTTGGCCCTGTTGATGATCGGCTATTTTATCGGTGATCTTTATCACCTCCCGGTTTCTCTTTTTGCATTAGGCGGAGCACTGGTCTTTTTAGCTATTGCGACACATTATAAAGCAACAAAACCTATCATGACCATCAAAGCTGCACCATGGCAGGTAGTGTGGTTCAGTATCGGACTCTATGTCGTGGTTTACGGACTGAAGAATGCGGGTCTGACTGAAGTGATCGCTTCCTGGATCACAGATCTAAGTACACAGGGAACAGCTGTGGCAATCATTGGAACAGGGTTTTTATCAGCATTTATCAGCTCTGTAATGAATAATATGCCGACGATCATGATCATGGATATTGCTATTGACCATGTGGGATATGTCGAAAATGAAGCACTGGTCTATGCCAATATCTTAGGATCGAACCTGGGACCTAAAATGACCCCTATCGGTTCGCTTGCTACCCTGCTCTGGCTACATGTACTTGCACAAAAAGGTGTAAAGATAGGCTGGGGAGAGTATATGAAAGTAGGACTTGTCATTACACCTCCTGTCTTATTTATCGCACTTTTAGGGTTGTTATAG
- a CDS encoding rhodanese-like domain-containing protein yields the protein MKKTFLLLLVGYTTLFAETQALHYDDYLSTFTYEERKEMKINSVELSVMLEEDTAQLVDIRFKEEYEAWHMPASINIPLNELPKRLNELDKSKLIVTACPHKDRAIMARTFLKLKGYNTRYLVDGLLGLAEFLRGDNAREFIQEYHKIMK from the coding sequence ATGAAAAAGACATTTTTATTACTGCTAGTGGGTTATACCACCCTCTTTGCAGAGACACAGGCACTTCATTACGACGACTACTTAAGTACCTTTACCTATGAAGAGCGGAAAGAGATGAAGATCAACAGTGTAGAGCTTAGCGTCATGCTTGAAGAAGACACTGCACAACTCGTAGATATACGATTTAAAGAAGAGTATGAGGCGTGGCATATGCCGGCTTCCATAAACATTCCTCTCAATGAACTTCCAAAGCGTTTAAATGAACTTGACAAATCCAAACTGATCGTTACGGCATGTCCCCATAAAGACAGAGCCATTATGGCGCGTACATTCTTAAAGCTCAAGGGTTACAACACACGATATCTTGTGGATGGGCTCCTAGGTCTTGCAGAATTTTTAAGAGGTGATAATGCACGAGAATTCATTCAAGAGTATCACAAAATAATGAAATAG
- a CDS encoding globin domain-containing protein, whose product MALSKKTIEICKGTAPLLVEYGEAIATRMYENLFTNYPQTRALFSEAPEEQNKKLAGVIIAYSANIDKLHVLSSTVDSMAKRHVKINVKPEHYPMVGESLLQAIKDVLGPVASDDIIEAWKEAYFFLGNILISRENDLYTMA is encoded by the coding sequence ATGGCACTCTCAAAAAAAACAATAGAAATATGCAAAGGTACCGCACCTTTATTGGTAGAGTACGGTGAAGCTATTGCCACAAGGATGTATGAAAATCTCTTTACCAACTATCCCCAGACACGAGCACTTTTCAGTGAAGCACCTGAAGAGCAGAACAAAAAGCTTGCCGGGGTCATTATTGCTTACTCGGCCAATATCGATAAACTGCATGTGCTGAGCAGTACGGTAGACAGTATGGCAAAAAGACATGTAAAAATAAATGTGAAGCCAGAACATTACCCAATGGTAGGTGAATCCCTGTTACAGGCGATCAAAGATGTACTTGGCCCTGTAGCTAGTGATGATATCATCGAAGCCTGGAAAGAGGCGTACTTCTTCCTGGGAAATATACTTATCTCGAGAGAAAATGATCTTTATACAATGGCATAG
- a CDS encoding diguanylate cyclase domain-containing protein, which yields MHNDKLVQITEKTKLRLLKHEVILPSTYLEIFMEEMKKADDQQQEKSTHSVVAGDDEIMNTMQSLKKMEHHLFETERDYVKEMNVLRSAMDTLRTQLFSDDISKSKNRLWIFKEKLNNNEAFNDHGFLVSIKISDYDRIISEYDTNIGNRLLKQVSDYMIGYLNQKHCHYEIVRYSADNFLIFMHELNEDEVEKYISNMQNEMSNYDFKHHSRVFSLTFNTAVMQYMENESFSSVLGQLDEKLFENSL from the coding sequence TTGCATAATGACAAACTGGTACAAATAACGGAAAAAACAAAGCTCCGGCTCCTAAAGCATGAGGTTATCCTTCCTTCTACGTATCTTGAGATCTTTATGGAAGAGATGAAAAAAGCAGATGATCAACAGCAAGAAAAAAGTACGCACAGTGTTGTAGCAGGTGACGATGAGATCATGAACACTATGCAGTCACTGAAAAAAATGGAACATCATTTGTTTGAGACGGAAAGAGATTATGTGAAGGAGATGAACGTATTGAGATCTGCGATGGATACCTTACGTACACAACTCTTTTCAGATGACATTTCGAAGAGCAAAAATCGATTATGGATATTTAAAGAGAAGCTCAATAACAATGAAGCCTTCAATGATCATGGATTTTTGGTAAGTATCAAGATATCCGATTATGACAGGATCATCAGTGAGTATGATACGAATATAGGCAATAGACTCTTAAAACAGGTAAGTGACTATATGATCGGTTATCTAAATCAGAAACATTGTCATTATGAGATCGTTCGTTATTCGGCAGACAACTTTCTCATCTTTATGCATGAGTTGAATGAAGATGAAGTAGAGAAATATATCAGCAATATGCAAAATGAGATGTCAAACTACGACTTCAAACACCATAGCAGGGTATTTAGCCTGACATTCAATACCGCAGTCATGCAGTATATGGAAAATGAATCATTTTCATCAGTACTGGGTCAGTTGGATGAGAAGCTATTTGAAAACAGTTTGTAA
- a CDS encoding EAL domain-containing protein, with product MPIRTITDKHYKGVSELYRKSDGKVTGYYVTYRDADGKPIKKRVDAQTRDEALLKLMEIKHQVDLDKKGTNMGATLPQPDKKILSEENKKKQFSVTSLRGTMQDHQKKISMYNDIAIVSLIDIVAFDDINILYGYETGTHIVSEMKTMIEDTLQEMETKGVFRKQGVELFSYELYHVYADKLCLFIKHDLNHRLLEFVVKQLSENIAKHKFIISDESHIHLNTTFGATKADSSVSLLYAEKALQEAKKSRKGYIFYDSYSIQKNGHIVNKVYETLIHNIKQETVTPYFQGIFDAGDNSVPCKYESLMRLMDSDGHILSPAAFMEKSKEYRLYTQLMSQMIEKVFHVMDEHDVAMTLNLSYLDINNSELCHTLMHQIKKMKIGGRLTVEIVESEQIEDLEQVNEFIFALKKQGVLIAIDDFGSGFSNFDNIVNLDIDYVKLDGSLVSKIDDEKYRVILENMVKICHDLGIKTIAEYISDESIMRLAKSIGVDYLQGYHLHKPEHWESVTATFGSKGENIA from the coding sequence ATGCCAATCAGAACTATCACTGACAAGCACTATAAAGGTGTCAGTGAACTCTACCGTAAGTCTGATGGTAAGGTCACAGGTTACTACGTGACCTACAGAGATGCTGATGGCAAACCGATCAAGAAAAGAGTAGATGCCCAGACAAGAGATGAGGCATTACTTAAACTGATGGAAATTAAACATCAAGTTGACTTAGACAAAAAAGGAACGAATATGGGTGCAACTCTTCCTCAACCAGATAAAAAAATATTGTCCGAAGAAAATAAAAAGAAGCAATTTTCTGTTACATCTTTGAGAGGTACAATGCAGGATCACCAAAAAAAGATCTCTATGTACAATGATATTGCTATCGTATCACTGATCGATATCGTTGCATTTGATGATATCAATATCCTCTATGGCTATGAAACTGGTACACATATTGTCAGCGAAATGAAAACGATGATAGAAGATACGCTGCAAGAGATGGAGACGAAAGGGGTATTTAGAAAACAGGGTGTCGAACTATTTTCCTATGAACTCTATCATGTCTATGCAGATAAACTCTGTTTATTCATAAAACATGATCTAAACCATCGTTTGCTTGAATTTGTGGTTAAACAGCTGTCCGAAAACATTGCAAAGCATAAGTTCATTATTTCTGATGAGAGCCATATTCATCTCAATACGACATTTGGTGCGACAAAGGCAGACAGTTCTGTCAGTTTACTCTATGCGGAAAAAGCATTGCAGGAAGCAAAAAAATCACGCAAGGGCTATATCTTTTATGACAGTTATTCGATCCAAAAGAACGGACATATTGTCAATAAAGTCTATGAGACACTGATTCATAATATCAAACAAGAAACCGTTACACCATATTTTCAAGGGATATTTGATGCCGGAGATAACAGTGTTCCCTGTAAATATGAAAGTCTTATGAGACTGATGGACAGTGATGGGCATATATTATCACCGGCAGCATTCATGGAAAAATCAAAAGAGTACCGTTTATATACACAGTTGATGTCTCAAATGATAGAAAAAGTGTTTCATGTAATGGATGAACATGATGTTGCTATGACCTTGAACCTCTCTTATCTGGATATCAATAACTCTGAACTCTGTCATACCTTGATGCATCAAATCAAAAAGATGAAAATTGGGGGTCGTTTAACAGTTGAAATCGTAGAGAGTGAACAGATCGAAGATCTCGAACAGGTCAATGAATTTATCTTTGCACTTAAAAAACAAGGGGTACTTATCGCTATAGATGATTTTGGTAGTGGATTTTCAAATTTTGACAATATCGTGAATCTTGATATCGATTATGTCAAACTAGATGGTTCACTCGTATCGAAAATAGATGATGAAAAATACAGGGTCATCCTGGAGAATATGGTGAAGATCTGCCATGATCTCGGGATCAAAACCATTGCTGAATATATTAGTGATGAATCAATTATGAGACTGGCAAAAAGTATCGGTGTAGATTATCTGCAAGGCTATCATTTGCATAAACCTGAGCATTGGGAGAGTGTGACTGCAACATTCGGCTCGAAAGGAGAGAACATTGCATAA
- a CDS encoding M14 family metallopeptidase: MNRLNIVNDLPDAFLDISYRDIKKVFDRPTLVHLEGHKGPALFISIMLHGNEYSGLLIMQEILKKYKNARGYALPRSIWLFVGNVEAASQGLRRLDNELDFNRAWPGTTQPNAPTVKLIAQVMQKITEDELFAAIDLHNNTGKNPPYGCISVVNEKNKYLSSFFHHLAMVFHTPKGVSTMAFDEICPAITLECSTPGNPLGIEKAVALIDDLMHMDHFPDKPLPSHDLQLVQNSAVLKIAQGVNFGFEDEEEHFDLTLVANFDRHNFTQLKVSEVFAHTTLARPLIVTAEDGRDLTDELISNKNGAISLKKPLMPAMITLDKKIIMQDCLCYLLEEYEY, translated from the coding sequence ATGAACCGTTTAAACATTGTCAATGATCTTCCTGATGCATTTTTAGATATTTCCTATCGGGATATTAAAAAAGTCTTCGACAGACCTACACTTGTACATCTCGAAGGTCATAAAGGCCCTGCACTCTTTATATCCATTATGCTTCATGGAAATGAGTACAGCGGCTTACTAATAATGCAGGAGATACTCAAAAAGTACAAGAATGCCCGGGGATATGCACTTCCAAGATCTATCTGGCTTTTTGTGGGTAATGTAGAAGCGGCATCACAGGGACTTCGAAGACTGGATAATGAACTGGACTTTAACCGTGCATGGCCTGGAACAACTCAACCCAATGCACCTACAGTAAAACTAATTGCACAAGTGATGCAGAAGATCACAGAAGATGAACTCTTCGCGGCCATTGACCTGCACAATAACACAGGGAAAAATCCACCGTATGGCTGTATCTCTGTAGTCAATGAGAAGAATAAATACCTAAGCAGTTTCTTTCACCATCTTGCCATGGTGTTTCATACGCCTAAAGGGGTTTCAACCATGGCCTTTGATGAGATCTGTCCTGCCATTACACTCGAGTGTTCTACTCCCGGTAACCCGCTTGGCATAGAGAAAGCCGTGGCCCTGATCGATGATCTGATGCATATGGACCATTTCCCCGATAAGCCTCTTCCTTCCCATGACCTGCAACTGGTACAGAACAGTGCGGTACTGAAGATAGCCCAAGGTGTAAACTTCGGATTTGAGGATGAGGAAGAACATTTTGACCTTACACTGGTAGCAAACTTTGATCGTCATAACTTCACGCAACTTAAAGTCTCAGAGGTCTTTGCCCATACCACCCTGGCCAGACCCCTTATCGTTACAGCAGAAGATGGTAGGGACCTAACAGATGAGTTGATATCCAATAAAAACGGTGCGATCTCTCTTAAAAAGCCCCTGATGCCAGCGATGATCACCCTAGATAAAAAGATCATTATGCAAGATTGCCTCTGTTATCTCCTGGAGGAGTATGAGTATTAA
- a CDS encoding ABC transporter permease, which yields MNTSIYNISLLNLLWVMIPVAMVIVIYIRWTQDKVTLFYALFRMLIQLILIGYVLTYIFNVDSPYLVLLILSVMLVAASIISMRPVEKRQNEFYLYAFISISIGSVFTLIMVVLGVLRLESWYEPRYIIPLAGMIFANAMNAVSIAAERLESEINRGNVYSSARVISYRAALIPRINMLFAVGLVSLPGMMTGQILSGIDPLIAVRYQIMVMLMILGSAGISVAIYLMLLKKRYM from the coding sequence ATGAATACATCCATATACAATATCTCACTTTTAAATCTTTTGTGGGTGATGATCCCCGTTGCTATGGTGATCGTCATCTATATACGTTGGACCCAGGACAAGGTGACACTTTTTTATGCACTGTTCAGGATGTTGATACAATTAATACTGATAGGGTATGTGTTAACATATATTTTTAATGTGGATTCTCCCTATCTTGTACTCCTCATTCTTTCTGTGATGCTTGTTGCGGCGAGCATTATCTCTATGAGGCCTGTTGAAAAACGACAAAATGAATTCTATCTTTACGCTTTTATCTCTATATCTATCGGTAGTGTTTTTACATTGATCATGGTAGTATTGGGTGTACTTCGTCTTGAATCCTGGTACGAACCCAGATATATCATCCCTCTTGCAGGTATGATCTTCGCCAATGCGATGAATGCTGTCAGTATTGCTGCTGAAAGATTGGAAAGCGAGATCAACAGGGGAAATGTTTACAGCAGTGCCCGTGTCATATCATATAGGGCAGCGCTTATTCCCAGGATCAATATGCTTTTTGCCGTGGGTCTTGTATCTTTGCCTGGAATGATGACAGGGCAGATCCTTTCAGGGATCGACCCCTTGATAGCCGTACGGTATCAGATCATGGTCATGCTGATGATCTTAGGTTCTGCAGGTATATCTGTAGCGATCTATTTGATGCTTTTGAAAAAAAGATATATGTAA